One Stenotrophomonas oahuensis genomic region harbors:
- a CDS encoding VOC family protein — MRILQIALPVSDVAQVGAYFSDMLQLPVNGDSVQIGWTQLQLRAAGSDPVGGVHLAFNVPANRFVVATEWLLARAPLQTNAKGEAHFTFGDAWASESIYFEGPDGLILELIGRRRLPASDHTGPFHGSELTCISEVGLPVADVSAPHALAAAALGLKPLSPPTPHFAALGDDEGLLIVVDATRAWFPEQKVLPNARGIEVRVGEVSPGELEDRSHGWRVLSR; from the coding sequence ATGCGTATTCTGCAAATTGCATTGCCCGTCTCCGATGTGGCCCAGGTCGGCGCGTACTTCAGCGACATGCTGCAGCTACCGGTCAACGGCGACAGCGTGCAGATCGGATGGACGCAGTTGCAGTTGCGGGCCGCGGGCAGCGACCCGGTGGGCGGCGTGCACCTGGCCTTCAACGTGCCGGCCAATCGTTTTGTCGTGGCGACCGAATGGTTGCTGGCACGCGCGCCCCTGCAGACCAACGCGAAAGGCGAGGCGCATTTCACCTTTGGCGATGCGTGGGCCTCGGAGTCGATCTATTTCGAAGGACCGGACGGGCTGATCCTGGAACTGATCGGCCGGCGAAGGTTGCCCGCGTCCGACCACACCGGCCCCTTCCATGGCAGCGAGCTGACCTGTATCAGCGAAGTCGGGCTGCCCGTTGCGGATGTGTCTGCGCCGCATGCCCTGGCCGCAGCAGCATTGGGGCTGAAGCCTCTCAGCCCACCGACACCGCACTTCGCTGCGCTGGGCGACGACGAGGGGCTGTTGATCGTGGTTGATGCCACACGTGCCTGGTTCCCGGAGCAGAAGGTGCTGCCGAATGCGCGGGGGATCGAGGTCAGGGTGGGTGAGGTATCGCCGGGCGAGCTTGAAGACCGATCGCACGGCTGGCGGGTGCTGTCGCGCTGA
- a CDS encoding restriction endonuclease subunit S yields MNAFTSTLPLADVAHVRQGHAFRGAIPAVVDGPVRVIQLKNLTSPETLSAEALLRTRLPSRNPPHYVQHHDILLANRGSRPIATLLSHPPEQTVCSPHLYIIQVTATDLLLPEFLAWQLNHVEVQRQLRRQSAGSRQHSVRKSAIEHLRLRIPPRATQQRIVSVTHALERTRSKVDELMQARDAEIAALAERMIQGRAA; encoded by the coding sequence ATGAACGCATTTACCAGCACCCTGCCTCTGGCCGATGTCGCCCACGTGCGCCAGGGCCACGCCTTCCGTGGCGCCATCCCGGCCGTTGTCGACGGGCCGGTCCGTGTCATCCAGCTCAAGAACCTCACCTCGCCAGAGACCCTGTCTGCCGAGGCGCTGCTTCGCACCCGGCTGCCTTCACGCAACCCGCCGCACTACGTGCAGCACCATGACATCCTGCTGGCCAATCGCGGCAGCCGCCCCATCGCCACGCTGCTTTCGCACCCTCCGGAGCAGACCGTCTGCAGCCCGCATCTGTACATCATCCAGGTCACCGCCACCGACCTGCTGTTGCCCGAGTTCCTGGCGTGGCAGCTCAATCATGTGGAGGTGCAGCGGCAGCTGCGCCGGCAATCCGCCGGGTCGCGACAGCACAGTGTGCGCAAATCCGCCATCGAACACCTCCGTCTGCGCATTCCACCGCGCGCGACACAGCAGCGCATCGTCTCCGTCACCCATGCCCTGGAGCGGACGCGCAGCAAGGTCGACGAACTGATGCAGGCCCGCGACGCGGAGATCGCGGCGCTGGCCGAGCGCATGATCCAGGGGCGTGCTGCATGA
- a CDS encoding HsdM family class I SAM-dependent methyltransferase, with amino-acid sequence MSDVILRSARATLAALKMARRCMQDQADEEAATHLLLLLVLLKVASDAQADRRAPAARGPDAPDVPPPVGARALEVVPSTDFERLGRAPLGGLAMRVRDVLNTFCLDNRQMLGEVADVLDIASGLPGDAAMYRVLERLRIPALDFRVRNGHQRPDLAEATDQILGQAHGRRSREDGLHVPDALASVMVALLDPRDGDQVYDPSCHHGCLLLACARWAQQVQSSARLRLHGQEADRRRWAIARVRFLLHGQNGSGLEATDPLTDVAHLCSAPLRRHVQVALSRPPLSLRWDSALGSLDILGRFQHGIAPRQWAHMALIQHVHAQLDPRVGRMAMVVPNGVLFRDGEEAKIRRALLDANEVDLVVSLPERLFKGTAMSTSLLVLRKARQDPSVLFIDTRPLLQAAGKGARMDDSIARQVIQLCQQRCNVPGIAEVVPVAEVLSSGAVLNVARHVQADPDADCIDPRTLRDTRMRLHLEAEALLRELDREVEAMARGIEL; translated from the coding sequence ATGAGCGACGTCATTCTTCGCAGTGCCCGCGCCACGCTGGCCGCCTTGAAGATGGCGCGTCGATGCATGCAGGACCAGGCCGACGAGGAGGCCGCCACCCACCTGCTGCTCCTGCTGGTGCTGCTCAAGGTGGCCAGCGACGCGCAGGCGGATCGTCGTGCCCCCGCCGCCAGGGGTCCGGATGCGCCCGACGTGCCACCTCCGGTGGGCGCACGGGCCCTGGAAGTCGTTCCATCCACGGACTTCGAGCGTCTGGGTCGCGCGCCGCTGGGCGGTCTGGCGATGCGCGTACGCGACGTATTGAATACGTTCTGCCTGGACAACAGGCAGATGCTTGGCGAGGTGGCGGACGTGCTGGATATTGCCTCCGGACTTCCCGGCGACGCGGCCATGTACCGCGTGCTCGAGCGGCTGCGGATACCCGCACTGGACTTCCGCGTGCGCAATGGCCACCAGCGCCCCGATCTTGCCGAGGCCACTGACCAGATCCTGGGGCAGGCACACGGACGTCGGAGCCGGGAAGACGGCCTGCACGTCCCGGACGCGCTGGCCAGCGTCATGGTGGCGCTGCTGGATCCGCGCGACGGTGACCAGGTGTACGACCCATCCTGCCATCATGGCTGCCTGCTTCTCGCCTGCGCACGCTGGGCACAACAGGTCCAATCATCGGCCCGGCTGAGGCTGCATGGCCAGGAGGCGGACCGGCGTCGTTGGGCCATCGCGCGCGTGCGCTTCCTGCTGCACGGCCAGAATGGGAGCGGCCTGGAAGCCACCGACCCACTCACCGATGTGGCGCACCTCTGCAGCGCCCCGCTGCGCAGACACGTGCAGGTCGCACTGTCGCGTCCGCCGCTGAGCCTGAGATGGGACAGTGCGTTGGGGTCCCTCGATATCCTCGGTCGCTTCCAGCACGGTATCGCGCCGCGACAATGGGCACACATGGCGCTGATCCAGCACGTGCATGCCCAGCTGGACCCTCGGGTGGGACGCATGGCCATGGTGGTTCCCAACGGGGTACTGTTCCGCGACGGCGAGGAGGCGAAGATACGTCGTGCCCTGCTCGACGCGAACGAAGTCGACCTCGTCGTCAGCCTGCCCGAGCGTCTGTTCAAAGGCACGGCGATGTCCACCTCGCTGCTGGTGCTGCGCAAGGCACGGCAAGACCCGTCGGTGCTGTTCATTGATACTCGGCCCCTGCTGCAGGCGGCAGGCAAAGGTGCGCGCATGGACGACAGCATCGCCCGCCAGGTCATCCAGCTGTGCCAGCAACGTTGCAACGTGCCCGGGATTGCCGAGGTCGTACCGGTGGCCGAGGTGCTGTCGTCCGGTGCCGTGTTGAACGTGGCCCGTCACGTGCAGGCCGATCCGGATGCGGACTGCATCGACCCGCGCACGCTGCGCGATACCCGCATGCGCCTGCACCTGGAAGCCGAGGCACTGCTGCGGGAACTGGATCGTGAGGTGGAGGCGATGGCACGCGGCATCGAGCTTTAG